CGTCCCGATAGTAGCCCTTGGCCAGCGCCTGATAGAAGCCGCCGTGCTCCGCCTGGGGGTACCAATCCGTCTGAAAGCGGATTTTCACCGGTGATTCCGGCGAGTGCGTGGAACCATGCGGGCGCTCCGGCCTGCGGCATCCCGCGAGAAGCGCGAGGACGAAAACGGATGTGAGGATGAGTGTTCTGTTGAAGGTCATTCGACTACGAATCACGCCGGCTGTAGGAGTCGTGCCAGCGGTGCATGGCCAGCCAGGCGAGCAGGACGGCTGTGGCGACAAAGATGAAGCCGAGCAGGCAGCCGGTCAGCGCCGTGGCGAAGAGGGCGGACATCTTGAGCTGCGAACTGAATACGATCGCCAGGAAGCCGAGCCCGCCACCGTCGCCCGCGGAACTGCCGGCCGTGAAATCCCCCATGATTGCGCCAATCGGACCGAGTGTGGCCGCGATGCGCAGTCCGGTGAAAAAGTACGGCAATGCTGCGGGAAGACGAAGGAGGAGCATTTCCTGGCGCCTGCCGGCGCCGTACAAATGGAAGAGATCGACGAGATTGCGGTCGACGGATATCAGGCCCTGAGTGGTGTTGACGACCAGCGGGAAGAAACAGATCAGGAATGTAATGACCGACACGCTGGGAAGGCCCGGCTTCGCCCATTGCAGGATGATGGGCGCGAGCACGATCACCGGTGTCATCTGAAGCAGCATCAGGTAGGGATAGAGGCTGGCCCGCACCAGAGGTGACAAGGAGAGCACGATGGAGAGGGCCAGACTGACCAGAATGGCACCGATGAATCCAATGACGGCGCCCTGCAGGGTGTTCATCGCGGCATTCAGAAGGGCGCCGCGATGCTCGACGAAAGCTGAAAGGATCTGATCAGGCGACGGGAGCAGAAACTCCTGATCCCCGGTCAGCATGGCGCGCACGCCGTACCAGGCAGCGAGGAAAAGGGCGCCGGCAGCGACGGGCAGCATGAACGTCAGGTTCCTTCGTTTCATTGGCGCCTTGAATCAAGGAAACCTCAGATGCGACGTCCGAAGAACGCCAGATACCTCGCCGACCAATCTTTGGTAGGCCGCGGACTCGCGCGTTGTCTCGGTGCGCGGATACGGGAGGTCAACGGCGACTTCGCGAACGATGCGACCCGGGCCCGGACCCATGACAAGAACACGGTTGGACAGGAAAACCGCCTCCGAGACGGAGTGCGTGACAAAGAATGCGGTCCATGCCTCCTGCTGACGGATCGCGAGCAGTTCCTCGTTGAGGTGTTCGCGTGTCATTTCATCGAGCGCACCGAACGGCTCGTCGAGCAGCAGAATCCTCGGAAAGAGCGAAAGAGCGCGCGCAATGGACACGCGCATGCGCTGCCCGCCTGACAATTGCCGTGGGTAAAAGTCGGCGCGCGCGGACAATCCGACCATGGCGATCGATCTCTCGACCGTCGCCCGCCGTTGATCGACCGGCATGCCCTGAAGGCGGAGCGGCATCTCAACATTCTTCCTGACGGTGAGCCACGGGAGCAGGGTTGGATCCTGGAACACGTAGGCGATCCTGCTGGAGGCATTCGTTCTGGCATCGCACTCGATTGACAGCGTGCCGCTGGAAACAGGGCTCA
Above is a genomic segment from Opitutaceae bacterium containing:
- a CDS encoding ABC transporter ATP-binding protein, whose amino-acid sequence is MGALVEFSNVVKRYGEGPLVLDRISLRAGQGEFVSIIGPSGCGKTTLLRLIAGLSPVSSGTLSIECDARTNASSRIAYVFQDPTLLPWLTVRKNVEMPLRLQGMPVDQRRATVERSIAMVGLSARADFYPRQLSGGQRMRVSIARALSLFPRILLLDEPFGALDEMTREHLNEELLAIRQQEAWTAFFVTHSVSEAVFLSNRVLVMGPGPGRIVREVAVDLPYPRTETTRESAAYQRLVGEVSGVLRTSHLRFP
- a CDS encoding ABC transporter permease subunit, which encodes MKRRNLTFMLPVAAGALFLAAWYGVRAMLTGDQEFLLPSPDQILSAFVEHRGALLNAAMNTLQGAVIGFIGAILVSLALSIVLSLSPLVRASLYPYLMLLQMTPVIVLAPIILQWAKPGLPSVSVITFLICFFPLVVNTTQGLISVDRNLVDLFHLYGAGRRQEMLLLRLPAALPYFFTGLRIAATLGPIGAIMGDFTAGSSAGDGGGLGFLAIVFSSQLKMSALFATALTGCLLGFIFVATAVLLAWLAMHRWHDSYSRRDS